GAAATACGACGAGAACCTCCCCGACGAGACCGTCGAGGCGTTCCGCGAGTTCCGCGTCGGCATCAAGGGACCGCTGACGACGCCGGTCGGATCCGGGTTCCGATCGCTCAACGTGGCGCTGCGCAAGACGCTCGACCTGTACGCGAACGTCCGCCCCACCTATCACCTCGACGGCGTTCCGTCGCCGGTCAAGAACCCCGAGGAGATGGACATGATCACGTTCCGGGAGAACACCGAGGACGTGTACGCCGGCATCGAGTGGGAGGCCGGCACCGACGAGGTCGAGCAGGTCCGCGAGTTCGTCGAGGAGGACATGGGCTTCGACTCGACCATCCACGACGGCCCAGTCGGCATCGGCGTCAAACCCATCACCGAGTTCGGCTCCAAGCGCCTCATCCGCGAGGCCATCGACTACGCGGTCAAGAACGACCGTGACTCGGTCACCCTCGTCCACAAGGGGAACATCATGAAGTTCACCGAGGCCGCCTTCCGCGACTGGGGCTACGAGGTCGCCGAGGAGGAGTACGGCGAGAACGTGATCACCGAGGACGAGCTGTGGGACGAGTACGACGGCGAGCAGCCCGACGGCACCGTGGTCGTCAACGACCGCATCGCCGACAACATGCTCCAGCAGCTCCTCACGCGGACGGACGAGTACTCCGTCATCGCGACGATGAACCTCAACGGCGACTACATGTCCGACGCCGCCGGCGCGCAGATCGGCGGCCTCGGCATCGCCCCCGGCGTCAACTACGGCGAGGGCAAGGCCCTGGCCGAGCCGGTCCACGGCTCCGCCCCCAAGTACGCCGGCCAGGACAAGGTCAACCCGACCGCGATGATCCTCTCGGGCCGCGAGATGCTCGATTACCTCGGCTGGAGCGACGCCGCGGACCTCGTCCGCGACGCCGTCGAAGGGCAGATCAGCGAGGGTCGCGTCACCTACGACCTCGAACGCCAGCGCGAGGGCGCCACGAAGCTCGCCACCTCCGAGTTCGCCGA
This genomic stretch from Halobaculum roseum harbors:
- the icd gene encoding isocitrate dehydrogenase (NADP(+)) gives rise to the protein MSYDIAERPEEGEVITLADEETGELDVPENPIIPIIHGDGIGTDVGPAAQKVLDAAAEATGRSIAWMRVYAGESAREKYDENLPDETVEAFREFRVGIKGPLTTPVGSGFRSLNVALRKTLDLYANVRPTYHLDGVPSPVKNPEEMDMITFRENTEDVYAGIEWEAGTDEVEQVREFVEEDMGFDSTIHDGPVGIGVKPITEFGSKRLIREAIDYAVKNDRDSVTLVHKGNIMKFTEAAFRDWGYEVAEEEYGENVITEDELWDEYDGEQPDGTVVVNDRIADNMLQQLLTRTDEYSVIATMNLNGDYMSDAAGAQIGGLGIAPGVNYGEGKALAEPVHGSAPKYAGQDKVNPTAMILSGREMLDYLGWSDAADLVRDAVEGQISEGRVTYDLERQREGATKLATSEFAEEVVERIHDLA